The following proteins are co-located in the Paludibaculum fermentans genome:
- a CDS encoding Ppx/GppA phosphatase family protein: MMAAESERGRPLKVLAEDRQVTRLGESVFRTGSIDPASLEFLCGVLTRMVAAYRPLGVLAVRAVATAAVRDASNGDEFVQRVSAVLGQPVEVISGQEEARLIHLGVETRWPHPDERILIVDIGGGSAEIIEAEHGLMKAAFSRPLGAVRLHSVFLQTDPPLPEDLRRMSEFIEEKLAVVSRRIDKGGFARAIGTSASASAIVCAANRIPRARRPEADRRRASLAQIRRLYKGLATMKLDERRKVVGIGPRRAEIILPGAAVLSAVMEHFQISQLAYCSAGVRDGILRDLAERGVGRERTRLDNEQRLQVEQFARRFGVDLRHARRVGIFARELFQALEPWHRLSPEQCRLLEASAYLRDVGHAINDMSHHKHSQYIVANSDIAGFTDLERIEVAMLCRYHRKAMPGTRHADFLQLPPERQRVVMLLAPLLRIADALDRSRDQRVAGIQCELRGSSFCLTIEASEDTGLEQWAVERAAAQFRQVYQKPLTVTSARL, from the coding sequence ATGATGGCTGCGGAAAGTGAGCGCGGCCGGCCCCTCAAGGTGCTGGCCGAGGATCGCCAGGTGACGCGCCTGGGCGAAAGTGTCTTCCGCACCGGCAGCATCGATCCGGCCTCCCTGGAGTTTCTCTGCGGCGTGCTCACCCGCATGGTCGCCGCTTACCGGCCGTTGGGTGTCCTGGCGGTCCGGGCCGTTGCCACGGCCGCCGTCCGCGACGCCTCCAACGGCGATGAATTTGTACAGCGCGTGAGCGCAGTCCTTGGCCAGCCCGTCGAAGTGATCTCCGGCCAGGAAGAAGCCCGTCTCATCCACCTGGGCGTCGAGACGCGCTGGCCGCATCCCGACGAGCGCATCCTCATCGTCGACATCGGCGGCGGCAGCGCCGAGATCATCGAAGCAGAGCACGGCCTCATGAAAGCCGCGTTCTCGCGCCCGCTGGGCGCCGTCCGCCTCCATTCCGTATTCCTCCAGACCGACCCGCCGCTGCCCGAGGACCTCCGCCGCATGAGCGAGTTCATTGAGGAAAAGCTGGCCGTCGTCTCGCGCCGCATCGACAAAGGAGGCTTCGCCCGAGCCATCGGGACTTCCGCTTCTGCTTCAGCGATCGTCTGCGCCGCCAACCGGATCCCGCGCGCCCGCCGCCCCGAAGCCGACCGCCGCCGGGCGAGCCTGGCCCAGATCCGCCGTCTGTACAAAGGTCTGGCCACCATGAAACTGGACGAGCGCCGCAAGGTGGTCGGCATCGGCCCGCGCCGTGCCGAGATCATCCTGCCGGGCGCGGCCGTCCTCTCTGCCGTGATGGAGCACTTCCAGATCTCGCAACTGGCCTACTGCTCCGCCGGTGTCCGCGACGGCATCCTGCGCGATCTGGCCGAGCGCGGAGTCGGCCGCGAGCGCACCCGGCTCGACAACGAGCAACGCCTTCAGGTGGAGCAGTTCGCCCGCCGCTTCGGCGTCGACCTGCGCCACGCCCGCCGCGTCGGCATCTTTGCCCGGGAACTCTTCCAGGCGCTGGAGCCCTGGCATCGCCTCTCGCCCGAGCAATGCCGCCTGCTCGAAGCCTCCGCCTACCTGCGCGACGTCGGCCACGCCATCAACGACATGAGCCACCACAAGCACTCGCAGTATATCGTGGCCAACTCCGACATCGCCGGCTTCACTGACCTCGAACGCATCGAGGTCGCCATGCTCTGCCGCTATCACCGCAAGGCCATGCCTGGCACCCGGCACGCCGACTTCCTCCAATTGCCGCCCGAGCGCCAGCGTGTCGTGATGCTGCTGGCGCCCCTGCTGCGCATCGCCGACGCGCTCGACCGCAGCCGCGACCAGCGTGTCGCCGGCATCCAGTGCGAGCTCCGGGGTAGTTCGTTCTGTCTCACAATAGAGGCAAGCGAGGATACCGGCCTCGAGCAGTGGGCGGTGGAGCGCGCCGCGGCGCAGTTCCGCCAGGTCTACCAAAAGCCGCTCACGGTCACTTCCGCTCGTTTGTGA
- a CDS encoding alpha/beta hydrolase family protein: MQSALSKPAPDADARIAYGQDPNQFGELYLPRATGPHPTIIFLHGGFWRAAFDLKHAAPLCKALAMEGVACFNLEYRRIGQAGGGWPGTFDDVRAGAAFLAKNLGKYNLDPKRLGVAGHSAGGHLALWLAGEKVAPLRMVLSLAGVADLRRGFELKLNNGVVGELMGGDPGKHPDRYARCSPIERVPIKVFTRLIHGIKDDVVPLEISKRYEAAARKAGDDARLITLPATGHSELIDPEALEFRVISSTLRSGLL, from the coding sequence ATGCAGAGTGCCCTGTCCAAACCCGCACCCGATGCCGATGCCCGCATCGCCTACGGCCAGGATCCGAACCAGTTTGGCGAGCTGTATCTGCCGCGCGCGACCGGTCCCCACCCGACGATCATCTTCCTCCACGGCGGCTTCTGGCGCGCTGCTTTTGACCTGAAGCATGCGGCCCCTCTGTGCAAGGCGCTCGCGATGGAGGGCGTCGCCTGCTTCAATCTGGAATACCGGCGCATCGGGCAGGCGGGCGGCGGCTGGCCTGGTACCTTCGATGACGTTCGCGCCGGAGCTGCCTTTCTCGCGAAAAACCTGGGTAAGTACAACCTCGACCCCAAGCGGCTGGGTGTGGCCGGCCACTCCGCCGGCGGGCACCTGGCCCTTTGGTTGGCCGGCGAGAAGGTCGCGCCCCTGCGGATGGTGCTGAGTCTCGCTGGAGTCGCCGACCTCCGCCGCGGCTTCGAGTTGAAGCTGAATAATGGCGTTGTGGGGGAACTGATGGGCGGAGATCCAGGAAAGCATCCGGACCGCTATGCCCGCTGCTCGCCCATAGAGCGTGTGCCCATCAAGGTCTTCACCCGCCTGATCCACGGCATCAAGGATGACGTGGTACCGCTGGAAATCTCCAAGCGCTACGAAGCCGCCGCCCGCAAGGCCGGCGACGATGCGCGCCTCATCACCCTGCCTGCCACCGGCCACTCGGAGCTGATTGACCCGGAGGCGCTCGAGTTCCGTGTCATCAGCTCCACACTCCGGTCAGGCCTGCTATAG
- a CDS encoding PIN/TRAM domain-containing protein: MNDLLLIRALFVLILTAAAWFLQPFGLTSPFAAGVGIILGILIVLFEVRLKQVSLKRLIGAAVGSVLGIVGAFLVSLIIAWALPGSKGTVPFLQLLILLLMSYVGLIVGATKGDMLNLSALGGLFGGEKAQKQSFKILDTSVIIDGRIADIAETGFLDGTLVVPQFVLRELQLVADSADSMKRNRGRRGLDVLQRVQKMANLNVQLLEDDFPHIREVDLKLIELGKIYDCKIITNDFNLNKVAQLHGVEVLNINELANALKPIVLPGEIMRVFILKEGKEYNQGVAYLDDGTMVVVDNAKRLISKTIDISVTSVLQTQAGKMIFGRFDERVHHVHEKSMPSDRGRASESGQEKSALPAHPQP, encoded by the coding sequence GTGAATGACTTGTTGCTGATCAGGGCGCTGTTCGTGCTCATCCTGACAGCTGCGGCCTGGTTCCTTCAGCCCTTTGGTCTAACCTCTCCATTCGCCGCCGGTGTCGGCATTATCTTAGGGATCCTGATTGTTCTCTTCGAGGTGCGGCTTAAGCAGGTTAGTCTGAAACGGTTGATCGGGGCGGCCGTGGGCTCAGTCCTGGGGATCGTCGGCGCATTCCTCGTGTCGCTTATCATTGCCTGGGCCCTGCCGGGCAGCAAAGGAACGGTTCCGTTCCTTCAACTTCTAATCCTGCTTCTGATGTCATATGTGGGCCTCATTGTCGGCGCGACCAAAGGCGACATGCTCAACCTGTCGGCCCTGGGCGGTTTGTTCGGCGGCGAAAAGGCTCAAAAGCAATCCTTTAAGATCCTCGATACCAGCGTGATCATTGATGGCCGCATCGCCGATATCGCTGAGACAGGCTTTCTCGACGGGACTCTCGTCGTCCCGCAGTTCGTCCTGCGGGAGCTCCAGTTGGTGGCGGATTCCGCCGACTCCATGAAGCGCAACCGCGGACGCCGAGGCCTGGACGTCCTGCAGCGTGTCCAGAAGATGGCCAATCTGAACGTCCAACTGCTGGAAGACGATTTTCCGCACATCCGCGAAGTCGACCTGAAGCTGATCGAGCTGGGCAAGATTTACGACTGCAAGATCATCACCAACGACTTCAACCTCAACAAAGTGGCTCAACTGCATGGAGTTGAGGTGCTCAACATCAATGAACTGGCGAACGCCCTCAAGCCCATCGTCCTGCCAGGCGAGATCATGCGTGTATTCATCCTTAAGGAAGGGAAGGAATACAACCAGGGCGTGGCCTATCTGGATGACGGTACGATGGTGGTGGTGGACAACGCCAAACGCCTGATCTCGAAGACCATCGATATTTCCGTGACCAGCGTTTTGCAGACGCAGGCCGGCAAAATGATCTTTGGCCGCTTCGATGAGAGGGTACACCACGTACACGAGAAGAGCATGCCCTCGGATCGTGGCCGTGCCAGTGAGTCGGGTCAGGAGAAGTCGGCCCTCCCCGCGCATCCGCAACCCTGA
- a CDS encoding PEP-CTERM sorting domain-containing protein, producing the protein MKPDKKVRTSSLVCYYGLMAVLAFMVIVGPSTAAGISANVTVTTVGSSPTQSGPLDFMPGNWYIQPFNLSGPSIHQTGASSYEMSNMSLSCWGDLDCGPITVEAKLYGVSNPGIFSLDIDGFLSSDYGPGITATGEFNQFSISYWAYAVFGSGSYGISDSLSQNYGSVIVPLTFSNDLTNMGVPDYFRFGFTIDGMTYGDYLDLGNSFNINVNTQPSSVPEPSSFVLFGGGLIGLGLLRRRLHKR; encoded by the coding sequence ATGAAACCGGACAAAAAGGTCCGTACGTCGTCTTTAGTGTGCTATTACGGCCTGATGGCCGTACTTGCGTTCATGGTAATCGTTGGCCCGTCCACCGCGGCCGGGATCTCAGCAAATGTAACGGTGACCACCGTCGGCTCCAGTCCGACCCAGTCAGGTCCGCTGGATTTCATGCCTGGGAACTGGTACATCCAGCCGTTCAACCTGTCAGGCCCGTCGATCCATCAGACTGGAGCATCTTCGTACGAGATGTCGAACATGAGCCTGTCCTGCTGGGGCGATCTCGATTGCGGCCCCATTACGGTAGAGGCGAAGCTGTACGGTGTCTCCAACCCCGGCATCTTCAGTCTCGACATTGATGGTTTCCTTTCCAGTGATTACGGCCCTGGCATCACCGCGACAGGGGAATTCAACCAGTTCAGCATCTCTTACTGGGCCTATGCGGTGTTCGGCTCGGGTTCCTACGGGATCTCGGACAGCCTCTCTCAGAACTATGGCTCCGTCATCGTCCCGCTCACCTTCTCGAACGACTTAACCAACATGGGGGTCCCCGACTATTTCCGGTTTGGCTTTACGATTGATGGGATGACCTACGGCGATTACCTCGACCTGGGCAACAGCTTCAACATCAACGTGAATACCCAGCCGTCCTCCGTACCGGAACCGTCCAGCTTCGTCCTCTTTGGAGGCGGGCTGATCGGGCTCGGCCTGCTGCGGAGAAGGCTGCACAAGCGCTGA
- a CDS encoding CHAD domain-containing protein, which translates to MTSSEHARETLRQSIGKLEEQIVVTLKDTSEDPVHDLRVSIRRVSQALRTFGPLLPGKSARSMRKALKPALDAAAIARDHDVCEALLVKCGLPEGHPLLVSMKAERDSAALALLGQVYLLLSTGAPGVWHQRVAAIAGPADDAALQAREALPPLASEFFDAGRKAAVQAGSAKKLHAFRLSAKRFRYTLELFRPFYGPVFLQRLERVRQIQSLLGKRQDCAVAADRLSALSATDPLVLPALAEVEARAQKS; encoded by the coding sequence ATGACATCGTCCGAACATGCCCGCGAGACGCTCCGCCAGTCGATTGGCAAGCTGGAGGAGCAGATCGTGGTTACGCTCAAGGACACGAGTGAAGATCCCGTACACGACTTGCGCGTCTCCATCCGTCGTGTGTCGCAGGCCCTTCGGACGTTTGGACCCCTACTGCCGGGAAAATCAGCCAGGAGCATGCGCAAGGCGCTGAAGCCGGCGCTGGATGCCGCCGCCATCGCCCGCGATCACGACGTCTGTGAAGCGCTCCTCGTGAAATGCGGCCTGCCCGAGGGGCACCCGCTGCTCGTCAGCATGAAGGCGGAGCGGGACAGTGCGGCCCTGGCTCTCCTGGGGCAGGTCTATCTCCTGCTCTCCACTGGAGCGCCCGGCGTCTGGCATCAGCGCGTCGCCGCCATCGCCGGACCAGCGGATGACGCAGCCCTGCAGGCTCGCGAGGCCCTGCCCCCGCTCGCGTCGGAGTTCTTCGACGCCGGACGCAAAGCGGCAGTCCAAGCCGGTTCCGCGAAAAAGCTGCACGCTTTCCGCCTCTCGGCCAAGCGCTTTCGCTACACTCTCGAACTCTTCCGTCCCTTCTACGGGCCCGTATTCCTGCAGCGCCTGGAGCGAGTCCGGCAGATCCAGTCGCTCCTCGGCAAAAGGCAGGATTGCGCCGTCGCGGCCGACCGCCTCAGCGCGCTGTCCGCCACCGATCCTCTTGTCCTGCCGGCCCTGGCGGAAGTGGAAGCTCGCGCCCAAAAATCTTGA
- a CDS encoding sulfatase-like hydrolase/transferase — translation MVYRRDFLKSSGAALASSALAAPAPRLNVVQILIDDMGYGDLGCFGGAIATPNIDRIAAKGVRFTQAYVASPVCSPSRVGITTGQFPSRQGIHSYLDTRQRQRELGQRDFLDAGAPCIARAFQQSGYATGHFGKWHMGGGRDVGDAPLPAEYGFDESYTSFEGLGDRVLPPGKLSELNEKMGRGKITHAPQSELTGIYVDRSVDFIQRSAAARKPFYLHLWPNEVHDPFEPKPELMKKYERFAANKYVQQYFAMLDNLDQQVGRLVDTIERMGQAANTLFVVLSDNGPTAWPYYYKEKLDPPGSTSGLRGRKWSLYEGGIRTPLIVRWDQRIPAGQTDSTTVASSVDLFPTCCALAGVAPPPGAKLDGVNLSQAFLGSPMDRPKDLLWDYGRSASMIRPGLPRDQSPNLAIRSGPWKLLVNGDGSNLELYDFRQSQQEEANVAAANPVVSKELSGKLLDWRRSLPSV, via the coding sequence GTGGTATATCGCCGGGATTTCCTGAAGAGCTCAGGCGCGGCGTTGGCGAGCAGCGCACTAGCCGCGCCGGCGCCGCGCCTGAACGTGGTGCAGATCCTGATCGATGACATGGGCTACGGTGACCTGGGTTGCTTCGGCGGGGCCATCGCCACCCCGAACATCGATCGCATCGCCGCCAAGGGGGTGAGGTTCACCCAGGCCTATGTGGCCTCTCCGGTCTGCTCCCCGTCGCGTGTGGGCATCACCACCGGCCAGTTCCCGTCCCGCCAGGGGATACATTCCTATCTCGACACCCGGCAGCGGCAGCGGGAATTGGGCCAGCGGGATTTCCTCGACGCCGGTGCCCCCTGCATCGCCCGGGCCTTCCAGCAGTCTGGATACGCCACCGGCCACTTCGGCAAATGGCACATGGGCGGCGGACGAGACGTGGGCGATGCGCCGCTTCCGGCGGAGTATGGTTTCGACGAGTCCTACACCTCGTTCGAAGGGCTCGGGGACCGCGTACTGCCGCCGGGCAAGCTGTCGGAGCTCAATGAGAAAATGGGCCGCGGCAAAATCACCCACGCCCCGCAGAGCGAGCTGACCGGGATCTATGTCGACCGCTCCGTCGACTTCATCCAGCGCAGTGCGGCTGCCCGCAAGCCCTTCTACCTCCACCTTTGGCCGAACGAAGTGCACGACCCGTTCGAACCCAAACCGGAGCTGATGAAGAAGTACGAGCGGTTTGCGGCAAACAAGTACGTCCAGCAATACTTCGCGATGCTGGACAACCTGGATCAGCAGGTCGGCCGCCTGGTTGACACCATCGAGCGCATGGGGCAGGCCGCCAACACGCTCTTCGTCGTCTTGAGCGATAACGGACCCACGGCCTGGCCTTACTACTACAAGGAGAAGCTCGATCCTCCCGGCAGCACTTCCGGCTTGCGCGGCCGCAAGTGGAGCCTCTACGAGGGAGGTATCCGCACGCCCCTCATCGTTCGCTGGGACCAACGCATCCCGGCGGGCCAGACCGATTCGACCACCGTTGCCAGTTCTGTCGACCTGTTCCCCACCTGCTGCGCCCTGGCCGGAGTGGCTCCGCCGCCCGGAGCGAAACTGGATGGCGTGAACCTCAGCCAGGCCTTCCTCGGCAGCCCAATGGATCGCCCGAAGGATCTGCTGTGGGATTACGGGCGCTCCGCCTCCATGATCCGTCCGGGACTGCCTCGCGATCAGAGTCCGAATCTGGCCATCCGCAGCGGCCCCTGGAAACTCCTCGTGAACGGCGACGGCTCGAACCTCGAGCTATACGACTTCCGCCAATCACAGCAAGAGGAGGCGAACGTCGCCGCCGCGAATCCGGTAGTCTCCAAAGAGCTCTCGGGAAAACTGCTCGATTGGCGCCGGTCGCTGCCCTCGGTGTGA
- a CDS encoding RidA family protein, producing MTPQQTAESLGIEFTRIEPGYLNLCIRSGNQLISSGHVSTAKGKLGAGLTTQEGYAAARDCAAKILNSVWNAHGTLDGLRVIKVLGCVNSHPDFVEQHLVINGASDLFHEVFGKTGNGYHARSALGFVSLPVGAAVEVEAVFEILS from the coding sequence ATGACTCCGCAACAAACCGCTGAATCCCTCGGCATCGAATTCACCAGGATTGAACCTGGCTACCTGAACCTCTGCATCCGCTCCGGCAACCAGCTCATCTCCTCGGGCCACGTCAGCACCGCGAAAGGCAAGCTCGGGGCCGGCCTTACCACGCAGGAAGGCTACGCCGCCGCTCGCGACTGTGCGGCCAAGATTCTGAACTCCGTCTGGAATGCCCACGGCACTCTCGACGGGCTGCGCGTGATCAAGGTGCTGGGCTGCGTCAACTCGCACCCGGACTTCGTTGAGCAGCACCTGGTAATCAACGGAGCCTCTGACCTCTTCCACGAAGTCTTCGGCAAGACCGGCAACGGTTACCACGCCCGCTCCGCACTGGGCTTTGTCTCGCTTCCTGTCGGCGCCGCGGTGGAAGTCGAAGCGGTCTTCGAGATCCTCTCCTAA
- a CDS encoding amidohydrolase gives MSSRETSIMTQWTTTLGLFALAALSSAQTLDTQKLLQQVEARSGPYKAMSRQIWENPELGWSEFKSSALLKEQLRSAGFRIQENIGGLPTAFVAEWGSGKPLIGIIGEYDALPGLSQDAEPARSPRVSGGPGHGCGHNLFGTASALAAVSVKEHLIEAKLPGTIRFYGTPNEEGGAGKVYMIRAGAFQDADVVLAWHPGDTNQADDNSYLANISAKVRFYGKAAHAAGAPEAGRSALDGLEIMTHAVNMLREHIPQESRMHYIITSGGAAANIVPDFAELSIIVRHPDLKTLDGIWERVKNCAEAGALASGTRVEIEIVSAYANFVTNPVLRDLLDKNLRITGGFTYTPDEAAFAEKIRQSLGNPNLPPLDTTSKILRPYTAVSSVSTDVGDVSWVVPVGHMRASTFPPGTPLHSWHSTACAGTELGRKGMMVAAKALALSASDLFHNPELVKSARAAFDQKMAGKQYRSLIPEGKQPALPARP, from the coding sequence ATGAGTTCCCGCGAGACTTCGATTATGACCCAATGGACCACCACACTGGGACTGTTTGCGCTGGCCGCCCTCAGTTCCGCCCAGACTCTTGACACGCAAAAGCTGCTGCAGCAGGTGGAGGCACGTTCGGGCCCGTACAAAGCGATGTCGCGCCAGATCTGGGAGAACCCGGAATTGGGGTGGTCGGAGTTCAAGAGCTCGGCCTTGCTGAAGGAGCAGTTGCGCTCGGCCGGCTTCCGGATCCAGGAGAATATTGGGGGTCTGCCGACAGCGTTCGTAGCGGAGTGGGGCAGCGGGAAACCGTTGATCGGGATCATCGGAGAGTACGACGCCCTGCCAGGCCTGTCGCAGGATGCGGAGCCGGCACGCAGCCCGCGAGTCTCCGGCGGTCCCGGCCACGGCTGCGGCCATAACCTATTTGGAACCGCCTCGGCGCTGGCGGCCGTGAGCGTGAAGGAGCACCTGATCGAAGCGAAGCTGCCGGGCACCATCCGGTTCTATGGCACTCCGAACGAAGAGGGCGGCGCGGGCAAGGTGTACATGATCCGCGCGGGCGCGTTCCAGGATGCGGATGTCGTGCTGGCCTGGCATCCCGGCGACACCAACCAGGCGGACGACAACTCCTATCTGGCGAACATCAGCGCAAAGGTGCGGTTCTATGGGAAGGCGGCCCACGCGGCGGGCGCTCCGGAGGCGGGGCGATCGGCGCTGGACGGCCTGGAAATCATGACGCATGCCGTGAACATGCTGCGCGAGCACATCCCGCAGGAGTCGCGCATGCATTACATCATCACCAGCGGAGGGGCGGCGGCGAACATCGTGCCGGACTTCGCGGAGCTGTCGATCATTGTGCGGCACCCGGATTTGAAGACCCTGGACGGGATCTGGGAGCGAGTGAAGAACTGCGCCGAGGCTGGTGCGCTGGCCAGCGGCACGCGGGTCGAGATCGAGATTGTTTCGGCCTACGCGAATTTCGTGACAAACCCCGTGCTGCGCGACCTGCTGGACAAGAACCTGCGCATCACAGGCGGCTTCACCTATACGCCGGACGAAGCTGCTTTCGCCGAGAAGATCAGGCAGTCGCTGGGGAATCCGAATCTGCCGCCGTTGGACACCACCTCGAAGATCCTGCGGCCCTATACGGCGGTGAGTTCGGTCTCCACCGATGTAGGTGATGTGAGCTGGGTGGTGCCGGTGGGCCATATGCGCGCGAGCACCTTCCCGCCGGGCACGCCGCTGCATTCCTGGCATTCGACGGCCTGTGCAGGAACGGAGCTCGGCCGCAAGGGCATGATGGTGGCTGCGAAGGCGCTCGCGTTGAGCGCTTCGGACCTGTTCCACAACCCGGAACTGGTAAAGTCGGCACGGGCCGCCTTCGACCAGAAGATGGCAGGGAAGCAGTATCGTTCGCTGATCCCGGAAGGGAAGCAGCCGGCCTTGCCGGCGCGGCCGTAG
- the ispF gene encoding 2-C-methyl-D-erythritol 2,4-cyclodiphosphate synthase, producing MDIRTGLGWDNHRIAVGRPLILGGVTIPCEFGLDGHSDADVLSHAITDALLGALALGDIGMHFPDTDPRWKGCDSLVFLRHAVTLARELGYTISNVDSTVILQRPRLKDFRLPIRESLAVALGLPVDRVSVKFKTAEKVGPVGEGKSGEAQAAVLLYKPA from the coding sequence ATGGATATCCGCACCGGCCTGGGCTGGGACAACCACCGCATTGCCGTCGGGCGGCCACTGATTCTGGGGGGCGTCACAATCCCCTGCGAGTTTGGCCTGGACGGCCACTCGGACGCCGATGTGCTTTCGCATGCGATCACGGACGCACTGTTGGGTGCTTTGGCGCTGGGGGATATCGGGATGCACTTTCCGGATACAGATCCGCGCTGGAAGGGCTGCGACTCATTGGTCTTCCTGAGGCACGCGGTCACCCTGGCTCGGGAATTGGGCTACACCATCTCCAATGTCGACTCCACTGTGATCCTGCAGCGGCCACGGCTGAAGGACTTCCGCCTGCCCATTCGGGAAAGCCTGGCTGTCGCGCTGGGACTGCCTGTCGACCGTGTCTCGGTGAAGTTCAAGACCGCCGAGAAGGTTGGGCCCGTTGGCGAAGGCAAATCCGGCGAAGCGCAGGCTGCGGTGTTGCTCTACAAACCCGCCTGA
- a CDS encoding PEP-CTERM sorting domain-containing protein, which produces MQHRKRVNTPVAFLYFGLMTVLAFMVLVGPSAASAVSANVVVYGSGVYGSGQSQSGNLDFVASEWDVSPFYISGPSITQKGSSIKMSNLSISCQNDAGCGEVTIAAYLSGLTNPGVFTVSLDGNFGLPGFNETTLGDSSSLNGSYFAYTYLGNSQVGVYGNLRGSYGSFAVGPFTSPDLSAVGSPFNLVFGVTLYGMNYLETLSMENSFNINVNTPTSVPEPSSMALFAGGLVGLGLLRRKLYKRE; this is translated from the coding sequence ATGCAGCACAGGAAACGGGTCAATACACCCGTCGCGTTTCTTTACTTTGGGCTCATGACCGTCCTCGCGTTCATGGTCCTGGTCGGCCCATCCGCGGCTAGCGCCGTCTCCGCCAACGTGGTTGTCTATGGCTCGGGCGTGTATGGCTCGGGTCAGTCTCAGTCTGGCAACCTTGATTTCGTGGCTTCGGAATGGGATGTTTCGCCGTTCTACATCAGTGGACCGTCGATCACCCAAAAAGGCAGCTCGATCAAGATGTCCAACCTGAGCATCAGCTGCCAAAACGATGCCGGATGCGGAGAGGTCACCATTGCGGCGTACCTGAGCGGTCTCACCAATCCCGGAGTGTTCACGGTGAGTCTCGACGGGAATTTCGGCCTCCCAGGCTTCAACGAGACGACTTTGGGCGATAGCTCATCACTGAATGGCTCGTATTTTGCGTACACCTACCTCGGCAACTCGCAGGTCGGGGTGTACGGCAACCTCAGGGGGAGTTACGGCTCCTTCGCGGTTGGGCCGTTTACGTCACCGGATCTTTCTGCCGTCGGATCCCCGTTCAACCTGGTATTCGGTGTCACGTTGTACGGCATGAACTACCTGGAAACCCTGTCGATGGAGAACAGCTTCAACATCAACGTGAACACGCCTACCTCCGTGCCGGAGCCTTCCAGCATGGCGCTGTTCGCCGGCGGGCTGGTTGGTCTGGGATTGTTGCGGCGCAAGCTCTACAAACGGGAGTGA
- the ispD gene encoding 2-C-methyl-D-erythritol 4-phosphate cytidylyltransferase, producing the protein MKVSVILPAAGLGTRMKSQSAEHTGTNKKQFMSLEGAPILLHTVRKFVACPLVTEVLIALRGADLELAAELLSQETFAKPVRCVEGGESRQNSVENALAALDPDVDIIAVHDAVRPFIDSETIVQVIQQAAETGAAIVGIVPVDTVKQVQRHVVRGTLNRDRLVLAQTPQVFRAALLREAFRKAREDQFVGTDESSLVERLESVEVTVVPGSDRNIKITRPSDIELARLFLAEEKRKVQN; encoded by the coding sequence ATGAAAGTCTCCGTGATTCTACCCGCCGCCGGACTCGGCACTCGCATGAAGAGCCAGTCCGCCGAACATACGGGCACCAATAAGAAGCAGTTCATGTCGCTGGAAGGCGCGCCGATTCTGCTGCATACCGTGCGCAAGTTCGTCGCCTGCCCGCTGGTGACGGAAGTCCTGATAGCGCTGCGAGGAGCCGATCTCGAACTCGCCGCGGAGTTGCTGAGCCAGGAGACCTTCGCCAAACCCGTGCGCTGCGTGGAGGGCGGAGAATCCCGGCAGAACTCCGTCGAGAACGCGCTGGCGGCTTTGGATCCCGATGTCGACATCATCGCGGTCCACGACGCCGTCCGTCCGTTCATCGACTCTGAAACCATCGTGCAGGTGATCCAGCAGGCTGCCGAGACCGGAGCGGCCATTGTCGGGATCGTGCCTGTGGACACCGTGAAGCAGGTCCAGCGGCATGTGGTGCGCGGAACTTTGAACCGCGACCGCCTGGTGCTGGCCCAGACGCCCCAGGTCTTCCGTGCCGCACTCCTTCGCGAAGCCTTCCGGAAGGCGCGCGAGGACCAGTTCGTCGGCACTGACGAATCCAGCCTGGTCGAGCGGCTGGAAAGCGTCGAAGTCACAGTGGTTCCAGGCAGCGACCGGAACATCAAGATCACCCGCCCCTCCGACATCGAGTTAGCCCGCTTGTTCCTGGCCGAGGAAAAGCGGAAGGTCCAGAACTGA